Proteins from a genomic interval of Kribbella aluminosa:
- a CDS encoding DUF2207 domain-containing protein: MRLRLLGLSLCALGLLGLSAVPAGAAASGAAAGSSATADPVVTNYDSQVRVERDGLLRVSETWKLSNVNGTFTRFVVTRDHLDNDIDHVQEIGDLQVKAGGQDKKTEVKTDGDVTSIAVPDVTSSTTQLDFTYTVKGAVSKTLDGTEVQFAPLTGISIPVQEVNTVFSVPDVTHVACFAGPVDSNVPCSLAQLGETSGPTFKQTALPPGNTVRMIVGFPKDQIAANTIVEYRHTFKRAFSTDAAQLITALLLLLLGAIALGVLYRLRGRDQVDPRRVVPASLFSLGTDARIDFTPPSDLRPGEVGTLIDERIDPVDVTATIIDLAVRGHITITELDKRSEFARADWELRRVANAPAEELHRYENVLIRAIFGDADSVLVSELGKQVRAGLEQVQDALYDGVVKRGWFTERPDRTRSLWATIGIGTTVVGVVATVLLALVSTWGLLGIAITLIGVGLLVVGRYMPAKAPAAGRVLGQVAAIRGELLEMDVSELPADQAVDLCSRALPYAVVLGGSSRWIDALVATDTTPGVEDEGFPWYRGPSGWHLQYLPDSLRNLTTNLTGALFDR; encoded by the coding sequence ATGCGTCTACGTCTCCTCGGGCTATCCCTCTGTGCCCTCGGCCTGCTCGGCCTGTCCGCTGTCCCCGCGGGCGCGGCCGCTTCCGGCGCAGCCGCCGGAAGCAGCGCGACCGCCGACCCGGTGGTCACCAACTACGACAGTCAGGTCCGGGTCGAGCGTGACGGCCTCCTCCGGGTATCGGAGACCTGGAAGCTGAGCAACGTGAACGGGACCTTCACCCGGTTCGTCGTGACCCGTGACCACCTCGACAACGACATCGATCACGTCCAGGAGATCGGTGACCTGCAGGTCAAGGCCGGCGGCCAGGACAAGAAGACCGAGGTGAAGACGGACGGCGACGTCACGTCGATCGCCGTACCGGACGTGACCAGCAGTACGACGCAGCTCGACTTCACGTACACGGTGAAGGGCGCGGTGTCGAAGACCCTGGACGGCACCGAGGTGCAGTTCGCGCCGCTCACCGGGATCAGCATCCCGGTGCAGGAGGTGAACACGGTCTTCAGCGTCCCGGACGTCACGCACGTGGCCTGTTTCGCGGGCCCGGTGGACAGCAACGTCCCGTGTTCGCTGGCGCAGCTCGGCGAGACCTCCGGCCCGACGTTCAAGCAGACCGCGCTGCCGCCGGGCAACACGGTCCGGATGATCGTCGGCTTCCCGAAGGACCAGATCGCGGCGAACACGATCGTCGAGTACCGGCACACGTTCAAGCGCGCCTTCTCCACCGACGCCGCGCAGCTGATCACCGCCCTGCTTCTGCTGCTGCTCGGCGCCATCGCGCTCGGCGTCCTGTACCGGCTCCGCGGTCGCGACCAGGTGGACCCGCGGCGCGTCGTCCCGGCGTCGCTGTTCAGTCTTGGCACCGACGCGCGGATCGACTTCACGCCGCCGTCCGACCTGCGGCCCGGTGAGGTCGGCACGCTGATCGACGAGCGGATCGACCCGGTCGACGTGACAGCGACGATCATCGACCTCGCGGTCCGCGGCCACATCACGATCACCGAGCTGGACAAGCGCAGCGAGTTCGCCCGCGCCGACTGGGAGCTCCGCCGGGTCGCCAACGCGCCGGCCGAGGAGCTGCACCGGTACGAGAACGTCCTGATCCGGGCGATCTTCGGCGACGCCGACTCGGTACTGGTCTCCGAGCTCGGCAAGCAGGTCCGCGCCGGTCTCGAGCAGGTCCAGGACGCGCTGTACGACGGTGTCGTGAAGCGCGGCTGGTTCACCGAGCGCCCGGACCGGACCCGCTCGCTGTGGGCGACGATCGGGATCGGGACCACCGTGGTCGGTGTGGTCGCGACCGTGCTGCTGGCGCTGGTGTCGACCTGGGGTCTGCTGGGCATCGCGATCACGCTGATCGGCGTCGGGCTGCTGGTGGTCGGCCGCTACATGCCGGCCAAGGCCCCGGCCGCCGGCCGTGTGCTCGGTCAGGTCGCCGCGATCCGCGGTGAGCTGCTGGAGATGGACGTCAGCGAGCTCCCGGCCGACCAGGCGGTCGACCTGTGCTCGCGGGCGCTGCCGTACGCCGTCGTGCTCGGCGGCTCGAGCCGCTGGATCGACGCACTGGTTGCCACCGACACCACGCCGGGCGTGGAGGACGAAGGCTTCCCCTGGTACCGCGGCCCGAGCGGCTGGCACCTGCAGTACCTGCCGGACTCGCTCCGCAACCTCACCACGAACCTGACCGGCGCACTGTTCGACCGCTGA
- a CDS encoding peptidase C39 family protein, with amino-acid sequence MTVLMPGHGARSITALMLGVAVLSAGTLPSQAVKVAPAREIAYRSWTSTADFLAGEPSGTTVSDGALTFGTSTGTTSYVDPFGDGTAKSYDRTSWVSPHVSTGFGLTELVASWNATTPPGTWVEVSMAGTTNLGTTTKWYVLGRWSGGDDTGAGDIHRTSVPSQGDADGSVAVDTFQAATGKWLDRWQLKVTLYRLSGTTTSPVVRSVGAMASRLPSDKKVAVSPLGGAEGITLDVPTYSQETHVGHYPQWDGGGEAWCSATSTAMVLDYWGAGPTRAETSWVDPSDPDPQVDHSARSVFDYSYDGAGNWPFNTAYAGSRGVDAFVTRLRSLTEAERFIKAGIPLIASLSFKKGDLPGAGYGTNGHLMVIVGFDQAGNVVVNDPASHLIASDDQVRTTYDRTAFENAWVPHSGGLVYVIHPENTPLPAPADPQHNW; translated from the coding sequence ATGACTGTGCTGATGCCGGGTCATGGGGCCCGTTCCATTACCGCTCTGATGCTGGGGGTGGCCGTGCTCAGTGCCGGCACGTTGCCGAGCCAGGCCGTCAAGGTTGCTCCGGCGCGCGAGATCGCGTACCGGAGCTGGACGTCGACCGCGGACTTCCTGGCCGGCGAGCCGTCCGGTACGACGGTCTCCGACGGCGCCCTTACGTTCGGTACGTCGACCGGCACCACGTCGTACGTCGACCCGTTCGGCGACGGCACCGCGAAGTCCTACGACCGGACGAGCTGGGTGTCGCCGCACGTCAGCACCGGCTTCGGGCTGACCGAACTGGTCGCGTCCTGGAACGCCACCACCCCGCCCGGCACCTGGGTCGAGGTGTCGATGGCCGGTACGACGAACCTCGGCACGACCACCAAGTGGTACGTGCTCGGTCGCTGGTCCGGCGGCGACGACACCGGCGCCGGCGACATCCACCGGACCTCGGTGCCGAGCCAGGGCGACGCCGACGGATCCGTTGCCGTCGACACCTTTCAGGCCGCGACCGGCAAGTGGCTGGACCGCTGGCAGCTGAAGGTCACGCTGTACCGGCTGAGCGGTACGACGACGTCCCCCGTGGTCCGCTCCGTCGGCGCGATGGCGTCCCGGCTGCCGTCCGACAAGAAGGTTGCCGTCAGCCCCCTCGGCGGCGCGGAGGGCATCACGCTCGACGTACCGACGTACTCGCAGGAGACCCACGTCGGCCACTACCCGCAGTGGGACGGCGGCGGTGAGGCGTGGTGCTCGGCGACCTCGACCGCGATGGTCCTCGACTACTGGGGCGCCGGCCCGACGCGGGCCGAGACGTCCTGGGTCGACCCGTCCGATCCGGATCCGCAAGTGGACCACTCGGCGCGTTCGGTGTTCGACTACTCGTACGACGGGGCGGGCAACTGGCCGTTCAACACGGCGTACGCCGGCTCCCGCGGAGTGGACGCGTTCGTCACGCGGCTGCGGTCGCTGACCGAGGCGGAGCGGTTCATCAAGGCCGGGATCCCGCTGATCGCGTCGCTGTCGTTCAAGAAGGGCGACCTGCCTGGCGCGGGGTACGGGACGAACGGGCACCTGATGGTGATCGTCGGGTTCGACCAGGCCGGCAACGTGGTCGTCAACGACCCGGCGTCGCACCTGATCGCCAGCGACGACCAGGTGCGTACGACGTACGACCGGACCGCGTTCGAGAACGCGTGGGTGCCGCACTCGGGCGGACTGGTCTACGTGATCCACCCGGAGAACACGCCCCTCCCCGCACCCGCTGACCCGCAACACAACTGGTGA
- a CDS encoding GNAT family N-acetyltransferase translates to MSYSLPIETDRLILRRYVETDYDDLLKLQSNPDVTRFLLYDVRTPEQVKEALTGRLADVPMDVDGQALTVAVILRDTGRHLGEVTLFLNSTEQRTGEIGYVFHPESHGHGYAAEASVELLRLGFEELGLHRIIARLDARNTGSVKLLQRLGLRQEAHFVQNEYLKGEWTDELVFAMLYTEWDDRS, encoded by the coding sequence ATGAGCTACTCGCTGCCGATCGAGACCGACCGCCTGATCCTTCGACGCTACGTCGAGACCGACTACGACGACCTGCTGAAGCTGCAGTCCAACCCGGACGTCACCCGGTTCCTGCTGTACGACGTACGGACGCCTGAGCAGGTCAAGGAGGCCCTCACCGGCCGGCTGGCCGATGTCCCGATGGACGTAGACGGTCAAGCGCTCACCGTCGCCGTGATCCTGCGGGACACCGGCCGGCACCTGGGTGAGGTCACGCTGTTCCTGAACAGCACCGAGCAGCGCACCGGCGAGATCGGGTACGTCTTCCACCCGGAGTCGCACGGCCACGGGTACGCCGCGGAGGCTTCCGTGGAGCTGCTGCGCCTCGGATTCGAGGAGCTCGGCCTGCACCGCATCATCGCCCGGCTGGACGCCCGCAACACCGGCTCGGTGAAGCTGTTGCAGCGGCTCGGGCTGCGCCAGGAGGCGCATTTCGTGCAGAACGAGTACCTGAAGGGCGAGTGGACCGATGAACTGGTCTTCGCGATGCTCTACACCGAGTGGGACGACCGCTCGTAA